A stretch of the Schistocerca serialis cubense isolate TAMUIC-IGC-003099 chromosome 2, iqSchSeri2.2, whole genome shotgun sequence genome encodes the following:
- the LOC126455481 gene encoding locustin: protein MKAYLLVILLIGAVACMADAATTSCSCPQCIIFDPICASSYKNGRRGFSSGCHMRCYNKCHGTDYFQISKGSKCI from the exons ATGAAGGCCTACCTGCTGGTTATCCTGCTTATCG GCGCTGTCGCTTGCATGGCGGATGCGGCGACCACGAGTTGCTCTTGTCCGCAGTGCATCATCTTCGACCCCATCTGCGCCAGCAGCTACAAGAACGGACGTCGCGGCTTCAGCAGCGGCTGCCACATGCGTTGCTACAACAAATGTCACGGCACAG aTTACTTCCAGATCAGTAAGGGAAGCAAATGTATATGA